The following coding sequences lie in one Caloenas nicobarica isolate bCalNic1 chromosome 17, bCalNic1.hap1, whole genome shotgun sequence genomic window:
- the LOC135995485 gene encoding pinopsin yields the protein MDPTTSPQEPPDTGTPGPFDGPQWPHQAPRGMYLSVAVLMGAVVISASVVNGLVIAVSVRYKKLRSPLNYILVNLAVADLLVTLCGSSVSFSNNISGFFVFGKRLCELEGFMVSLTGIVGLWSLAILAFERYVVVCRPLGDFRFQHRHAVTGCAFTWGWSLLWTTPPLLGWSSYVPEGLRTSCGPNWYTGGSNNNSYILALFVTCFVMPLSLILFSYANLLMTLRAAAAQQQESDTTQQAEREVTRMVVTMVMAFLICWLPYTTFALVVATNKDIAIQPALASLPSYFSKTATVYNPIIYVFMNKQFQSCLLKMLCCGHPRRGTGRTAPAAPDPPADRLRNKVTLSHPV from the exons ATGGACCCCACCACCAGCCCCCAGGAGCCCCCAGACACCGGCACCCCGGGGCCTTTCGATGGCCCCCAGTGGCCCCACCAGGCCCCGCGGGGGATGTACCTGTCGGTGGCCGTGCTGATGGGCGCCGTGGTGATCTCCGCCTCGGTTGTGAACGGCTTGGTCATCGCGGTTTCCGTCAGGTACAAGAAGCTGCGGTCGCCCTTGAACTACATCCTGGTGAACCTGGCCGTGGCCGACCTGCTGGTGACGCTCTGCGGCAGCTCCGTCAGCTTCTCCAACAACATCAGCGGCTTCTTCGTGTTCGGCAAGCGGCTGTGCGAGCTGGAGGGCTTCATGGTGTCCCTGACAG gcaTCGTGGGGCTGTGGTCCCTGGCCATCCTGGCCTTCGAGCGGTACGTCGTGGTCTGCAGACCCCTGGGGGACTTTCGGTTCCAGCACCGTCACGCCGTCACCGGCTGCGCCTTCACGTGGGGCTGGTCCCTGCTCTGGACGACCCCGCCGctcctgggctggagcagctacGTGCCCGAAG GTCTGAGAACCTCTTGCGGGCCCAACTGGTACACGGGTGGCAGCAACAACAACAGCTACATCTTGGCCTTGTTCGTCACCTGCTTCGTGATGCCCCTCAGCCTGATCCTCTTCTCCTACGCCAACCTGCTGATGACCCTGCGAGCG gctgcagcacagcagcaggagtCGGACACGACGCAGCAGGCGGAGCGGGAGGTGACGCGGATGGTGGTCACGATGGTCATGGCCTTCCTCATCTGCTGGCTGCCCTACACCACGTTTGCACTGGTGGTGGCCACCAACAAAGACATCGCCATCCAGCCGGCTCTCGCATCCCTGCCCTCCTACTTCTCCAAGACCGCCACAGTCTACAATCCCATCATCTACGTCTTCATGAACAAACAG ttCCAGAGCTGCCTGCTGAAGATGCTGTGCTGTGGTCACCCCCGCCGGGGGACAGGCAGAACCGCTCCGGCTGCCCCCGATCCCCCCGCAGACAGGCTGCGGAATAAGGTGACACTGTCTCACCCTGTCTAA